Genomic DNA from Pseudomonas sp. CCC3.1:
CCGGGTCGAGCAAGGTGCGGGCGATCCACCAAGCGATCAGCATCGCCAACAGCAACGACAGCACGCCAACGGCCAGGCTGGTCTGCAATTGATACTGCTGAAAACGCTCGCCTCCGGCTTCGGTCACGCTTTGAAAAGGGGTGACGGCCAGCCAGCCCACAGTTTTACCGTTGACCTCGATGGGGCGCAGCAACGCGTCGTCGCCGATGGAGGGGTAGCCGGTGACGCGCTTTTTGTTCTGGTCGAGCAAGGCAATCCGAAACAGCGCACCGGTGAGATCAGACGGCAGCGGATTTTTAAGGTCGTGGGTGCGCACTTCATCTTCAGGTTCGGGGCGCATCACTTCGAACCACCGATCCGGATGGTTGCGCAAGAACTCCCAACTGCCTTCGCGCTCGTACGCACTGGCCAGGCGCGGCAACACCGGCCCCATGCGCTCCAGCGCCTGCTCGTTGAGGTAGCCCAGAAAGCCGCGGCCAAAACTCCAGCTGGTGGCCAGGCCCATGCTCAGGATGACCAACAGCACACTGGCAAGGATCGCGATAAACAGCTTGGTGGAGATGCTCAGCTTCATGGGCTCGGGTTTGTGAGTGAATGGCCTGATCATTTAGGCCTTCGCAGGCCGAAGATTCAAGACGTAAGGGCAATCTTCAATTTTCCTGCACATTTGCCTTGCACGATGGCGCATGGCTCAAGCCACTCCACTTGCAGAGGCAGACATGTCGACCAAAATTTTCGCTAAATCCGTGGTGACCGCGGCGGTTGTCCTTTCCTTACTGGTTCTTTTCGTGTTGAGCGGCTGCTCGGCGGGAGACGCCACGCCCGTGACGGCGCCCCCAAAGGTCACGGTCATGACCGTGCAGCCGCAGCCCCAAGCGTTGAGCACTGAATTGGCCGGGCGTACCCAAGCGTTTATGGTTGCCGAGATTCGCCCGCAAGTCGGCGGCATTGTTCAGCAGCGGCTATTTGTTGAAGGGGCTGAGGTCAAGGCCGGGCAGGCGCTGTATCAAATCGACGCCGCGCCCTACAAGGCGGCACTGGCCGAGGCGCAAGCGACGGCGGCCAAGGCGCGCGCCACACTCAAATCGGCTCAGTCGACGGCGACGCGTGACGCGGCGCTGGTGAAAATCGACGCCATCAGTCAGCAAGACAACGAAGACGCACAGGTCAGCCTGCTGACTGCCCAAGCCGATTTGCAAGTGGCGCAGGCCGGGGTGGACACCGCGCGGATCAATCTGGGCTACACCCGCATCAGTTCGCCACTCAGCGGGCGTATCGAAACCTCGACGGTTACGCCTGGCGCATTGCTGGTCGCGGCGCAAACCACCGCGCTGACCACGGTGCAGCAGTTGGACCCGATCTACGTCGATGTCACGCAATCCACCACGGAGTTGCTGCGCCTCAAACGCGACTTGGCCAGCGGAGCCTTGCAGGGCAACAGCGAAGGTGAAGCGCCGGTGCTGCTCACACTTGACGACGGCAGCACGTATAACCATGCGGGCACGCTCAAGTTCAGCGGTGTCACCGTCACCGAAGGCACCGGCACCGTGACCCTGCGCGCCGTGTTCGCGAACCCCGAGCACCTGTTATTGCCGGGCATGTATGTACGCGCTGTGCTGGACCTGGCCGTTGACGATAAAGCCATCCTGATCCCGCAAAAAGCCGTGACCCGCAGTGCCAGTGGCGTGACCTCGGTGCTGGTGGTGGTCGGCGGCAAGGTTGAGCAGCGTGTGCTGACCATCGACCGCGCTGTGGGTAATCAGTGGTGGGTGACGGCGGGTTTGAACGCCGGTGATCAGGTGATTATCGAAGGCGGGCAGAAAGTCCGGGTCGGTGCCGAGGTGCTGGCGCAGAACAGTGACAGCCGGGCTCTGCCGACGCGTCAATCCACCACTGCAATTGCGCAGGGGAACTGAGCATGGCGCGCTTTTTTATTGATCGACCGATTTTTGCCTGGGTCATCGCCATCGTCATCATGCTCGCCGGGGCAATGTCGATTACCCAATTGCCCCTGGAGCAATACCCGGACATCGCGCCGCCGACAGTGCGAATTTCTGCGACGTACACCGGCGCTTCGGCCAAGACCGTGGAAGACTCGGTGACCCAGATCGTCGAGCAGCAAATGACCGGGCTCGACAAGCTGACCTACATGTCGGCGTCCAGCAGTTCGGCGGGCAGCGCCAGTATCAACCTGACCTTCGACGCCGGAACCGACCCCGACGTGGCGCAGATGCAGGTGCAAAACAAGCTACAGCAGGTCGAATCGCGGCTGCCGAGTTCGGTGCAGAGCGAGGGCCTGACAGTGACCAAGGGCGGCTCGGACTTCTTGATGATTGCCGCCCTGGCGTCAGACAACCCAAGCGTCACCGGCACTCAGATCGGCGATTACATTTCCAGCACCTTGCTCGATTCCATCGCCCGAATTGATGGCGTGGGCGAGGTGAAAACCCTGGGCTCGGGCTATGCCATGCGCATCTGGCTGGACCCGGCGC
This window encodes:
- a CDS encoding efflux RND transporter periplasmic adaptor subunit, producing the protein MSTKIFAKSVVTAAVVLSLLVLFVLSGCSAGDATPVTAPPKVTVMTVQPQPQALSTELAGRTQAFMVAEIRPQVGGIVQQRLFVEGAEVKAGQALYQIDAAPYKAALAEAQATAAKARATLKSAQSTATRDAALVKIDAISQQDNEDAQVSLLTAQADLQVAQAGVDTARINLGYTRISSPLSGRIETSTVTPGALLVAAQTTALTTVQQLDPIYVDVTQSTTELLRLKRDLASGALQGNSEGEAPVLLTLDDGSTYNHAGTLKFSGVTVTEGTGTVTLRAVFANPEHLLLPGMYVRAVLDLAVDDKAILIPQKAVTRSASGVTSVLVVVGGKVEQRVLTIDRAVGNQWWVTAGLNAGDQVIIEGGQKVRVGAEVLAQNSDSRALPTRQSTTAIAQGN